In Trichoderma breve strain T069 chromosome 4, whole genome shotgun sequence, the following proteins share a genomic window:
- a CDS encoding ankyrin repeats (3 copies) domain-containing protein yields MAKTSVRKRLKEWKNSLKSSGRSPNKSLLSSPNQSHASLQSRLDEPNLQQPNLQQPNLQQPNLQQPNCLPSPAQQPVVSDLWDEAFRKVNDETQRWIKNHGLDSSERAKSEDLVELIKNKSELLSEETGSLLKIEIGSQKLVFREYISDIVTFLTTVGDIAINFAPPQAGVPWAAAKALLRIPVKQIEQMAALAGTVQLFTRIVQRGQVYEHLYNATTADEEAVSNLRDALRDLYVTAIELLARTDILIKGGLVKQTLNAILRPEQASDLVSDLLMKEQKVSLEAQVYEASRSAKTGLKTDERIKALLTNLDKLSTPISRIDKGVDNLLEEVEKNQLEGLMDFISSEKFGKGHVTIKESRIEGTGDWLINHEGLRDWEAIPSSSTLLCLKGTVGTGKTYLTSRVIDHVKQTLETSPHDEGFAFFYCNRSGPLMLDPLVVLRSFVRQLSYKAYHYDRIQTSVIQKCELAKREGRDLSYEDCKELILISLNLYPKTTLILDALDESDISTYNLAELLIELMEKATKPVKIFISTRPDREYLKVLEDKYIITVNSDNQQGDIEKFLHETLYSQLFFNRRQAEIQELIKETFRSRNGGMFRWVYLQVKSLLKCISDDAVKTWAKMVPRDLMAAYDQLWESIQEQHNEDDVALAERAIQWVLCAFEPPQSDILLEALQYSLERDGLVQKEKHSEEEILLLCQDLLTIDPEKRIWTLPHASVAEYFESRNMTLEKCDVFASLTSLNFMMESKSQTSHLKWKVYEFDTFEEYVSFTWPRHVQRYDKWLGSMKGADPDQTLVTTLKRFLGSVEENGDYYRKWLNKIDGSYKHSELTPENMTFLVMCRYGFYYVLRDWWEEGKITKEMALKKCNISFKDGYNSLALAAEGGCLPICRYLVEVIGLDNPPTKGHCWAMQEAIDDQNKDIVSLLVEEANVDVNICYLRETAVQFVAECRSNDTDMLQWFVDQGWVDVNREGGELYGNALIAAALSSKIESVEILIKAGAEVNATVERGLYGSALVAAATASRHYDYIEKIQLLLSHGADPNQPMKGGKYGSTLEAVILNAFFMGDDELAVSKQSLELLLEAGADPAIISDRGDHGSALAAAACCGYKDFLMMMIDVTGREQAIECLGHSRCPRVQRFNGEKHVETWKQGRSDIITYLTNQVAVEHETLYRIGLRDVEPKEIIPGYRRFFIVEYD; encoded by the exons ATGGCAAAGACAAGCGTCAGAAAGAGATTAAAAGAGTGGAAGAATTCCCTCAAGTCTTCTGGGCGCTCTCCTAACAAAAGCCTTCTGTCAAGTCCAAACCAATCTCACGCATCGTTACAAAGCCGCCTTGACGAGCcaaatctccagcagccaaatctccagcagccaaatctccagcagccaaatctccagcagccaaattGCctgccatctccagctcaacAACCAGTTGTCTCGGATCTTTGGGACGAGGCATTCCGCAAAGTCAATGATGAAACACAAAGATGGATTAAAAACCATGGGCTCGATTCATCAGAGCGGGCAAAGTCAGAAGATCTCGTTGAGCTGATTAAGAACAAAAGTGAATTACTCTCCGAAGAAACAGGTTCACTTTTAAAAATTGAAATTGGGAGTCAAAAGCTGGTATTCCGCGAATATATCTCTGATATTGTCACATTTCTTACCACGGTTGGCGACATCGCGATCAATTTCGCACCCCCACAAGCTGGTGTGCCATGGGCCGCGGCAAAGGCACTGCTGAGG ATTCCGGTTAAACAAATTGAGCAAATGGCAGCACTTGCTGGAACAGTTCAATTATTTACACGCATTGTCCAGAGGGGTCAGGTATACGAGCATTTATACAACGCAACAacggcagatgaagaagctgtaTCAAATCTACGCGACGCCTTGCGAGATCTATACGTTACGGCAATAGAGCTACTGGCTCGGACTGATATCTTGATTAAAGGTGGATTGGTCAAACAAACGTTAAACGCCATTCTTCGACCTGAGCAGGCTTCAGACCTTGTTTCTGACTTGTTGATGAAAGAGCAAAAGGTTTCACTGGAAGCTCAAGTCTACGAGGCTTCTCGCAGTGCTAAGACTGGTTTAAAAACGGATGAAAGAATAAAGGCCCTGTTGACGAATCTAGATAAACTGTCGACGCCCATTAGTCGAATTGACAAGGGAGTCGATAATCTTCTAGAGGAGGTTGAAAAGAACCAATTAGAGGGACTCATGGACTTTATTAGCTCAGAAAAGTTTGGTAAGGGCCACGTTACTATCAAAGAATCGAGGATAGAAGGGACTGGAGACTGGTTGATTAACCACGAGGGACTTCGCGATTGGGAAGCGATACCATCCTCTTCAACGCTCTTATGTCTCAAAGGAACTG TCGGTACTGGTAAGACGTATCTTACCTCTCGGGTAATTGATCATGTAAAGCAAACCTTGGAGACATCGCCTCATGACGAaggttttgcttttttctaTTGCAACCGATCCGGTCCCCTAATGTTGGACCCCCTTGTTGTTCTGAGGAGCTTTGTTCGCCAATTGTCTTACAAAGCATACCACTACGACCGCATCCAAACCAGCGTCATCCAGAAATGTGAATTGGCAAAGcgagaagggagagatttgAGCTATGAAGATTGCAAAGAGCTCATCTTAATCTCTCTAAACCTCTATCCAAAAACCACTTTAATCCTCGACGCCTTGGATGAATCTGATATTTCAACATATAACTTGGCAGAGCTTCTGATTGAGCTAATGGAAAAGGCTACAAAACCCGTCAAAATTTTTATTTCGACTCGCCCTGATCGAGAATACCTAAAGGTCCTTGAAGACAAATATATAATTACAGTTAATAGCGATAATCAGCAAGGCGACATTGAGAAATTTCTTCACGAAACACTATACTCTCAGTTATTTTTCAACAGGCGCCAGGCGGAAATTCAGGAACTAATTAAAGAAACTTTTAGATCTCGAAATGGCGGGAT GTTTCGATGGGTCTATTTACAAGTCAAAAGTCTGCTGAAATGCATCTCGGATGATGCAGTCAAGACATGGGCCAAAATGGTGCCTCGCGATCTAATGGCGGCATACGACCAGTTATGGGAGAGTATACAAGAGCAGCATAACGAAGACGACGTGGCATTAGCCGAGCGTGCCATTCAGTGGGTGCTGTGTGCTTTTGAGCCACCTCAATCCGATATCCTCCTAGAAGCCCTCCAATACTCTTTAGAAAGAGATGGACTGGtacaaaaggaaaagcactctgaagaagaaattttGTTACTTTGCCAAGATCTTCTGACGATTGATCCAGAGAAACGGATATGGACGCTACCACATGCTTCAGTGGCTGAATATTTCGAGTCTAGAAATATGACTCTAGAAAAATGCGATGTCTTTGCTTCTCTTACATCGCTCAACTTTATGATGGAATCTAAATCACAAACCTCCCATCTCAAATGGAAAGTTTATGAATTCGACACTTTCGAAGAGTATGTTTCATTTACATGGCCAAGGCACGTTCAACGATATGATAAATGGCTGGGATCAATGAAGGGCGCAGATCCGGACCAAACACTCGTTACCACGCTTAAGCGCTTTCTCGGCTCTGTAGAAGAGAATGGCGACTACTATCGGAAATGGCTAAACAAAATTGATGGATCATATAAACACTCGGAACTGACGCCCGAAAATATGACCTTTCTCGTCATGTGCCGCTATGGGTTTTACTACGTTTTGCGTGACTGGTGGGAAGAGGGTAAAATCACTAAGGAAATGGCGCTCAAGAAATGCAATATTAGTTTTAAAGATGGCTATAACTCACTTGCACTTGCAGCTGAAGGTGGATGCCTGCCGATTTGCAGATATTTGGTGGAAGTCATTGGTTTGGACAATCCCCCTACTAAAGGACATTGCTGGGCCATGCAAGAGGCAATAGATGACCAGAACAAGGATATCGTCTCATTGTTGGTGGAGGAAGCAAACGTCGATGTCAACATCTGTTACCTCCGCGAAACAGCTGTGCAATTCGTGGCAGAGTGTCGGAGTAATGATACTGATATGCTGCAGTGGTTTGTAGACCAAGGCTGGGTCGATGTGAACAGGGAGGGCGGCGAACTATATGGCAATGCCCTCATCGCAGCAGCACTTAGCTCTAAAATCGAATCGGTCGAGATTCTGATcaaagctggagctgaggtGAATGCCACGGTGGAGCGTGGCCTCTATGGTAGTGCCCTTGTtgctgcagcaacagcatcgaGGCACTATGATTACATTGAAAAGATCCAGTTGCTTCTCAGCCACGGTGCAGATCCCAACCAGCCCATGAAAGGCGGCAAATATGGCAGCACACTGGAAGCGGTAATTCTCAATGCTTTCTTTAtgggtgatgatgaattggCTGTGAGCAAACAGTCGCTTGAGCTTTTGCTAGAAGCTGGCGCTGATCCCGCAATCATATCTGACCGGGGAGATCATGGAAGTGCactcgccgccgccgcatgTTGTGGATATAAAGACTTCctaatgatgatgattgatgTTACTGGCAGGGAACAGGCAATTGAATGTCTTGGCCACAGTAGATGCCCCAGGGTGCAACGATTTAACGGTGAGAAGCATGTTGAGACATGGAAGCAAGGCAGATCAGACATAATCACATATCTCACCAACCAAGTCGCAGTGGAGCATGAGACTCTTTACAGAATTGGGTTGCGGGATGTCGAGCCCAAGGAAATAATACCCGGCTATAGGAGGTTCTTTATTGTTGAATACGATTAA